Proteins co-encoded in one Oreochromis aureus strain Israel breed Guangdong linkage group 3, ZZ_aureus, whole genome shotgun sequence genomic window:
- the LOC120438551 gene encoding uncharacterized protein LOC120438551 isoform X2, producing METMKTLLKVYLLLLIGPPFTLEQSVGQYITELQVSLDEAEETYLSSQGFIKIDVDLNKGAEGKYIYLWYKKGSSSPITRIQLTFNDGMSRGLITAGYQKINKNLNAGTSGDYIYLWYYRGNSEYDVPIVNLHVSIGAREEAQMFAFGYERLACDLNRKARGKWIYLWVKRERPTYICDITANADYDGDADYFQNGYIRVDEDTNRGAGGSFVFIWYRQTTNSQRAITDLKISTDDIDEMLFPYMGFTRVTTDLSKGAGGSYVYLWYKKDSGLPIRAVSMIVNTAAVEQYRYPRVFIRQRNLNSGNKGNTLYLTFSSF from the exons ATGGAGACTATGAAGACTCTGCTGAAGGtttatctgctgctgctgatcgGACCTCCCTTCACTCTG GAACAATCAGTGGGCCAGTACATCACCGAGCTCCAGGTGTCTCTGGATGAAGCTGAAGAGACGTATCTTAGCAGTCAAGGTTTCATCAAAATCGATGTTGATCTGAACAAAGGAGCTGAAGGAAAATACATCTACCTTTGGTACAAAAAAGGCAGCAGCTCACCAATCACCAGGATTCAGCTTACATTCAATGATGGCATGAGCAGGGGTCTGATCACTGCAGGTTACCAGAAGATTAACAAGAACCTCAATGCCGGAACAAGCGGAGACTACATCTACCTGTGGTACTACAGAGGTAACTCAGAGTACGATGTTCCCATTGTGAACCTTCATGTCTCTATAGGAGCAAGAGAGGAAGCCCAGATGTTTGCATTTGGATATGAGAGACTGGCCTGTGATCTGAACCGGAAAGCTAGAGGAAAATGGATCTACctgtgggtgaagagggagagaCCAACCTACATCTGTGACATCACTGCCAATGCTGACTATGATGGAGATGCTGACTACTTCCAGAACGGCTACATCAGAGTGGATGAAGATACCAACAGAGGTGCAGGAGGATCCTTTGTCTTCATCTGGTACCGTCAGACCACTAACTCTCAAAGAGCCATCACAGATCTGAAGATCTCCACTGATGATATAGACGAGATGTTGTTTCCGTATATGGGCTTTACAAGGGTAACTACTGATCTAAGCAAGGGGGCAGGAGGAAGTTACGTGTACCTGTGGTACAAGAAAGACTCCGGTCTTCCCATTCGGGCGGTCTCTATGATCGTCAACACAGCAGCTGTGGAGCAGTACAGATATCCCAGGGTCTTCATTAGACAAAGAAACCTCAACAGTGGGAACAAAGGTAATACGCTGTACCTGACCTTCAGTTCGTTTTAG
- the LOC120438565 gene encoding C-type mannose receptor 2-like, which translates to MKQLNSTVSSAAHSSELWIGLYSQIRWRWSDGLTGSGADYRNWDTSEYEPDFYSGVQFCVSSLEGKWWDYQCREKLQFICNRGSQMNPEFDLVDKKMSWSDARRYCRENFLDLATVKNLGENQQVHEKAQSKRVWIGLHREPHIYWSDGTKYSFSNWASGMNPFRGMSKICAALTRSGEWKTLSCETRLPFVCYSLPTAVKRQVVKITVHVEDPPVDLNDSAVKAELLTRVKEQLKKKGVGGVSVRWRVQPYGKLLAGDGRRKKTERKRKMFQKLFCLNHVTAN; encoded by the exons ATGAAGCAGCTGAACAGCACAGTTTCATCTGCCGCTCACAGCTCTGAGCTCTGGATCGGTCTGTACAGTCAGATCAGGTGGAGGTGGTCAGATGGGCTCACAGGGAGTGGAGCTGACTACAGGAACTGGGACACTTCTGAATATGAACCAGATTTTTACTCTGGGGTTCAGTTCTGTGTGTCCTCTTTAGAAGGAAAATGGTGGGATTATCAGTGCAGAGAGAAGCTCCAGTTTATTTGCAACAGAG GATCACAGATGAACCCTGAGTTTGATTTGGTGGATAAAAAAATGAGCTGGTCCGATGCTCGGAGGTACTGCAGGGAGAACTTCTTGGACCTGGCCACTGTCAAGAACCTAGGAGAGAACCAACAAGTCCATGAAAAGGCTCAGAGTAAAAGGGTGTGGATTGGCCTGCACAGAGAGCCACACATTTACTGGTCTGATGGCACAAAGTACTCATTCTCAAACTGGGCCAGTGGGATGAACCCGTTTAGGGGTATGAGTAAGATCTGTGCAGCTCTGACTCGTTCAGGAGAATGGAAGACTTTGTCCTGTGAAACAAGATTACCATTTGTCTGCTACAGCCTCCCTACAGCTG TAAAGAGGCAGGTAGTGAAGATCACAGTACATGTGGAGGACCCTCCTGTGGATCTGAATGACTCTGCTGTGAAAGCAGAGCTGCTGACAAGG GTgaaggagcagctgaagaagaaagGAGTGGGTGGAGTCAGTGTGAGGTGGAGAGTGCAGCCGTATGGGAAGCTCTTGGCTGGAGatggaagaagaaagaagactgagagaaaaagaaaaatgtttcaaaagCTTTTCTGCTTGAATCATGTGACAGCCAATTAA
- the LOC120438551 gene encoding uncharacterized protein LOC120438551 isoform X1, which yields MLYSAFPGKFFGEAESIKSFSVVQFTGTLMCLWFKEEEMETMKTLLKVYLLLLIGPPFTLEQSVGQYITELQVSLDEAEETYLSSQGFIKIDVDLNKGAEGKYIYLWYKKGSSSPITRIQLTFNDGMSRGLITAGYQKINKNLNAGTSGDYIYLWYYRGNSEYDVPIVNLHVSIGAREEAQMFAFGYERLACDLNRKARGKWIYLWVKRERPTYICDITANADYDGDADYFQNGYIRVDEDTNRGAGGSFVFIWYRQTTNSQRAITDLKISTDDIDEMLFPYMGFTRVTTDLSKGAGGSYVYLWYKKDSGLPIRAVSMIVNTAAVEQYRYPRVFIRQRNLNSGNKGNTLYLTFSSF from the exons ATGTTGTACAGTGCGTTCCCAGGCAAGTTTTTTGGGGAGGCAGAGAGCATAAAATCTTTCTCAGTAGTTCAATTCACAGGTACCTTAATGTGTTTGTGGTTTAAGGAGGAAGAGATGGAGACTATGAAGACTCTGCTGAAGGtttatctgctgctgctgatcgGACCTCCCTTCACTCTG GAACAATCAGTGGGCCAGTACATCACCGAGCTCCAGGTGTCTCTGGATGAAGCTGAAGAGACGTATCTTAGCAGTCAAGGTTTCATCAAAATCGATGTTGATCTGAACAAAGGAGCTGAAGGAAAATACATCTACCTTTGGTACAAAAAAGGCAGCAGCTCACCAATCACCAGGATTCAGCTTACATTCAATGATGGCATGAGCAGGGGTCTGATCACTGCAGGTTACCAGAAGATTAACAAGAACCTCAATGCCGGAACAAGCGGAGACTACATCTACCTGTGGTACTACAGAGGTAACTCAGAGTACGATGTTCCCATTGTGAACCTTCATGTCTCTATAGGAGCAAGAGAGGAAGCCCAGATGTTTGCATTTGGATATGAGAGACTGGCCTGTGATCTGAACCGGAAAGCTAGAGGAAAATGGATCTACctgtgggtgaagagggagagaCCAACCTACATCTGTGACATCACTGCCAATGCTGACTATGATGGAGATGCTGACTACTTCCAGAACGGCTACATCAGAGTGGATGAAGATACCAACAGAGGTGCAGGAGGATCCTTTGTCTTCATCTGGTACCGTCAGACCACTAACTCTCAAAGAGCCATCACAGATCTGAAGATCTCCACTGATGATATAGACGAGATGTTGTTTCCGTATATGGGCTTTACAAGGGTAACTACTGATCTAAGCAAGGGGGCAGGAGGAAGTTACGTGTACCTGTGGTACAAGAAAGACTCCGGTCTTCCCATTCGGGCGGTCTCTATGATCGTCAACACAGCAGCTGTGGAGCAGTACAGATATCCCAGGGTCTTCATTAGACAAAGAAACCTCAACAGTGGGAACAAAGGTAATACGCTGTACCTGACCTTCAGTTCGTTTTAG